The Asterias amurensis chromosome 19, ASM3211899v1 genomic interval acagtgctagcacgCACCGGTAAATTAAAAAtagattaaataaaaaattatgattACGTTTGTTTTGTAAACACGGCCGCTAGTATCACAGTACAGGAATTACTGGAGAAGAGTGTGGCAAACAAACACCTAGAGTTTTCAACCAGGTTTGTAGGGGAAGAAAACGGAGTGTCGGCCTCATTCGAATTTGGTAGGCATATATGgcctcaaaatattgtttagtaGATAGATTTGAGAGCCCAATAAAAGGGGTAGGCCGTGTTGCTCCCACATATCATACTTGATACTTACCGGGTTGATCGGGATCATCTCTTTCTTTGGTGccctctgtaaaaaaaaaaaaaaaaaaaaaaaaacatcaaccacAATCACAAACCCTGTTTTTGTTCCTAGTCCCACTGTTTATTGGTTGTAGCTCCAGACTAGTATTAGCtgagtattattttgtttacatgcaattgtttttgtatattttgttcaatggTGGCTCGACTCCCACGATCTCTATGGTTCAGTTAATATTATTTAGCTCTCATTGTATATGCATGTGTCATTACTTTGCTTCCTAAAATGGATCCCTCCACAGTTTTGTCACATTTGCTTTTAGTTCTTCAAACCTATAATGTGAAGATATTTTGAGTTGACTTTTTATAGTGATATTAACTTTTTCGTTAATATACAACTGTGGAAATAAATCAACATTAGAATATTCTACACAAAATGATTGCCAAAGGAAAATGTTGATGAAGTTTCAAATCATGTATTGCAATGGCGTTTGGTAATAAACGCGTCACATCTCGAGGCtataataattatgtaaaatCGGATAGCAGTGAACGATACATAACACAAAATAGAATATGAAatcgaagaaaaaacaaattgccTCAGTATTTTTAACGGTTTATGAGGAAGTAAATAAGTCATTCAGTGGCTACCAAACCTAATTCCACTGCAATCTGAAATACTTATACATTTTGCAATAGATCCATCCACTATTGCAAAGTTCAGCTGTTGTTGTCAGTTAATTTCCGGCCCAGTTTTACGTGACAAATGTAACACacagataattattttgattgtcaTTATCGCCCACATACTGATGGGCAATTATGCATGATAAAGTGGATAATAATTAGCATTGAAGTAAATTAACATCACAAGGACGGAATAActttaaggtgagggctacacccTAACTGGTTTGTTCTGTCGACCCAGATCCACTTCCACCAGGGGCACGGTtgcacctactcctggggctgataGGGTTCCATCCTTCACAGTCCTTAAGGATGTATAGACCATAGGCATGAGTTGCATCTACTGTAGgagcagaatgcaataccttccCAATCTTCTACCCAGTTGTAGATCTTTGTAATGCATTCAGTTTCTTTTTCATGCACACagtcatgattttttttcttttagagtTCGAATTCAATTATAGATATTCAAGACAACACTTTGAACATTCTTAAGTTGATTTTCTACTACGTTTTTGAAGAAGTTAAACGGTTGACTAGCTGGCGCGTTTACGAAATTGAATAAATCGTACGTCGTTGTATGAAGTTGATTGATCTTTCTTGACCAATGACTGCTAAACAGGTGAAATTAAGTTAAGTCTCTATACTTCTTTTGATTTTGAATGCTGGTTCAGCGGAGCATTCATTTCCAAATAACATAGAGGCTGGTTGTTATTAAGTGGATTAAGTTTAAATTGGTCAGGAAAAGTTAAATTTTAATGATGATGACTTACTTGACGATGATGATATAGACCCCTGGATAGCTATATCGTTTGGTGTCGTTGTTTCTTCTGCAAACGAATAAAGGCAGGATCAGAAAATACAGAAATGGCAGTAAGTCCATAGAACAAAACCATAAGTTGAACAATGTTAGTAGACATTATGACAACAACTCAAAGATAGTAGAGGCGGAATAAAGGAAATTAATATAAAACACGTTTTTTGTCTGTTGACGTGTGGGGATGGGAAGGGGATTTTAACTGAAGAACAATTAAAACTCGTTTTCTTGGACACTGTGAATCCTTTACATCCTCGTTATTTTAAAGAACATCTTTCCATTGACAAACTATTGGAGGCGCGCTTTACTATGATACAATCCCCATATAATAACCACACATTGAGTTAGGGCTACGCACTAATCCAaactttatttcattttgacCTAAAATATTTAGCCCGCGTATTTGAAACTGAAGCTTGTACCTCGAGGGGGCTGTTTGGGTCCAACTTTAGGCAGTCAAAGATAAGGATTTTTTTAACGTGGCCGATGCTTGCGTTTTAGATACATGTCATACAAATAATACTAAGTTCTTACTATAATAGCGTTTTATCGGGCAAACATTGTCACAGCCACGTCACGGTATACTGTTTGACCCCTTGTTAACAATTATAATCATTGAGGATTTATGCTCCTCGGGAAGTTAAGAAAGACAGAAGATTTGTGTAAGTTATGCGCCCGCGGCACCCCCAGATGTTGCACTCCCCCAGATATCACGTGCGAAAAAGACCagcgagcggcgaagccgctAAGTGCCTTTACGGCGAGATGGAGACATTCAAACCATCTCACAttaatgtgttgtattatttttgtcataattaaaaaaagaagaaaaaaaaactatacaaaaTACTGATACAGTGTTAGTGATAATtacgggtgcgttcgtttagctttcctgggtcgaccccggtgtgtggcggtttttttcccaggacgaacgtgggtaattatctgcacacgttcgtcctggaaaaaaaaaaacgccacacaccggggtcgacccgggggagctaaacgaacgcacccaaagaaAAGAACATCAAGCTTATCTAAATCTTCTCTTAACAAGTGTTAGTTCTAAAGATAAAGTTAGTGTTAGACTATCAAATCAAGAAGGCTGTTAAAACATGCAAATTAATAAGTAAGCGTACGCCAAGcaatattttattgtatttcatCAAAGCATAGTGTTTATCAGCAATTATTATATCAAAGCTGCAATCTGTTGCAACATCATTGCATTAATATTTGAAAAATACTGTTGCAACATCATTGCATtaatatttgaaaaatattGTTCTTGACTTTAATGACGTCAAGGACATTCTTAGTGACCAAACACAGATTCAAACGGGTCAAGGTTGCTATAGAAGCTAATGAAAGCGGACTTTTGCGATGTGAATTAGCAACACACAGCAACCTTGCAAAAAGTGGCTTATAAGTCAATAGCAAAAATCATGCATTgggcaaaacaaataaacatgttGAGCGTCATAGGGTCGATGTCACaaggagttaggactagtcttatcttgagttaggaccagttactcatcctaacttaggactacgcATACATTtggtatatctcctaggactagtcctaagttaggactagtcctaactatttgtgaaatcgatttatttatttttttttttaattgagggccccctttttcaaaatggccgcccgaTACATTTTTAAGGGCAACCTGCTgggctatttttttttcaaaaagtgctAATTTCGTCGGCGATCGTTAACATTTACCCTTTTTCgttaaaaaacaagattaaaaaaaggaaaaggggACGCAGAACATGCTTTTTATTTTGCCTTTTGTACGGACAGATCGCATCATGAATGCCTatgaaaagaaagaacaaacaGCAATGGCCATTGTGTGCTTGTGGGTGTGACATTACCTGTGATGTTGCTATCACTCTTGGCTATCGGGTTGAGTGTAGTGTGCAGGAAGTGCAATGGTGCGTACAACATAACAATTTAATACACATTATATCAGCAgcttgattttacaaagcactaagattcattttaaaggcactgaacaccttttgacaaagaccagtatttacacttggtgtatcccaacatttttattttatgcataaaataaccaagtCTGTGGAAATgtggactcagttggtcatcgaagttacatgaaagttatgaaagaaaaaacaaccctaTTGCACAATTAATTGTATGTGtacagaaggagccgtttctcaagtGTTATACCTTCAACAGTTCCCCATTGCTCGTtggcaagtaagtttttttgtaacaattatttgagtaattaccaatagtgtcaagtggcTATCAGAAGGAGTGTTATATTTGGCATAGTGATCTTtaatgtgacatcacactttgctcaGCATTTACGACATGCAAAGTTCAGTTCGATCTTTGTCCTTTGTGACATCAACTCCATACTTTAAGAGTTTCAACATATTTGGAAGACTTTGGGACGCTGAATCACCGCAGACTGCAATAAAAGTATTCACCAGGGGATGCGTTGTCGCGGCTGTGTAACCAACAACTGTTTCGGTCGTTGGCCATATGTGACCATCAATGGGAAAGTGCACTCGTGTTAGCGCTAGCCAAAGACAAACCTTTTGATTAAATTCTGGCATGTTTTATGCATTGATTatacattttgtgtaaaatCCAGTTTTatatagaatttgtttttgttaaattctGTTCCACGAATTACAGAAAAAGCAGAATACTTAAGTCAAATCAAATTTATTGCAGCGGTAAAGTACAATGCATTTTCAGAAATCGGCGAACTCTGTGTAAGCCATTTGACACAAGCGACATAAAAATCTCGGCTTTGTAAAGAAATTACAAGAACCATGACTAaactttaaatatttataaCAGATAAACTCAAACTGAGATTGCAAAGTTTTCAAATGCTGCTGTTACGAAATAATAGAGTCATCTTTCTTTTTAGAGGACATGATGGACCTACTTTTTAACTCGTATTCTCAAATAGTTTGAAGGGACTTACCCAGAGCTGTGTAAAACGTTAAATTTGCGGCATCACCATCTCCGTATTCATTGACCGCATAGAGCTGGAGGTCATAGGTCGCATTATGTCGAAGGTCAATCAGGATACAGATTTGCTGAGCCTTGGTGGAGACTGGGAACGTGTCCTCTTCAAGAAAATAACTCTCATCTTCTAATGAGTAATCCTTTCGTCTGTCTTTTGTAGACTGTATGTAACGGAAGAACAATAAAGATTTGAACCATCtcgaattgtttttgtttttttgtgttttctttttcgatgatcttcccatcaagggaactcggcaaactcccacactGGAGACACCAAGCTTGCTACAGCCAATCTTTCGCCTACAACCAATGATTTAAGCtgatatgattatgaattgcacaaatcaaattGTTATTCAGTAACTACACGAAAATACTTATTCTATGCATTGTAAACATCAGCGGTTATGtttggggttcgaacccacaaccacgGTTGCAATTCCTGCAAtacactgggttattttacatgcggtgttacacaatacatgggaccaacggttttacatcccatccgaaggacgaagcaatggttcaGTGTCTTGCCTGATGACACAATTAGTGTCActactggggattcgaacccacactctgctgatcataaacaccagagtttgaattcggtgctcttataaccgcttggccacgacacctcCGGTATAGAAGTATATATAGCCGCCAAGTCGGAAAAGCCCCAAGACAAAGGTATATGGTGCAAGACAAGAAACTGTTCATAACTTACGTCTATCCGCCAACCACGGTACCGGATTTTATAGTAGTCAACTGGTATGGTGCCTGGGTAATTTGGAGGCTGACCATTCTGCTGTGTCCATGTCAACTTGTATTTATTACGCCGGGTACCAACTGGGCTACTGGTAATGACGGGCGCCATCGGTTTACCTAAAACACGGTTAGTAGAACAAATAATCTGTAGTTTGCTTCTGAAGCAACGTTATTTTGAACAATTGGCCTAATTGTACAATTGTATGGGCAAGTGAAATAGAAAATGGACCGGGATCAGTGTTTGAGAGTCCTGGAAAAGTTACAAGTTGTCTTTTAGAAAATAGTCATCAACACTTTATCTTACAGATTTCAGGTGAGTTTAATTAGACGTGTACAGATTGGTAACAGTGGGCTGCACACTCCGCAGGAGTTGAAATGGTTTTAGTAATTTCCGAAAATAGGGTTTGACACCTTTTGTGGATCAGGTTTTGGCTATGACATGAATCCCACTATGAAAATGTATGGAATATCATGTAACTGCCGAACTTTCAGCTTCATAGTcgtcaagtaaaacaaaacaaaaatcacatgcTTTCAAAAGAGTAAGAAATATCCGTTTTACATGCTGAACTATGTTCGTATATCTCTCACcactgagacgaacattattgtctttaaattattttacttaTATCTCGGCAAGTTAACGTTTCAAGGGGAGCTTTCCACCATGATTATCTATACCAGTGTAAATTTAATGGAATGGGTGTGTccgtttgtgttgtttgttttacaaaaagtacacaacacTTTAAGTTTAGGGGACACGTCGACCTTGATAGggtcacttggtgtattaaatgcgtttgtaaccgtttttttaataattgaatatggttagaaatatgttttaaaagtagaacataaaaACACATGCCTCAAAACtgcgtggtttcccttttactctgcgaactaaacatggtcagccattttctGCAGTCAGAAATTTCATACAAAAATTGGCGTGCCGTGTTAATTCaagacgtataaggaaaaccatgcgtTCGAGGCATATTGTGTGGACTATTATACTCTTTTTTTACAAcatatttccaaccatatgcgttttataaccaacggttacaacgcttttcatagaccaacttgcccgatccaaggcaacgtccATTAAATTATAGATGTGTAGTTTACCACTGAGGTTGATGTATCCAACTGATGTACCAAGGAAGTTCGTAGCGTGGCAGGAGTATGTGCCGTAATCCCGGTCTGGATCCACACTCACAATAACTAAACTGAATACACAAGATGAAAACATAAACCAAGTTATCAGTAACTTTGCCCTTCAATGATTTCGGTGACTGGTGAAATCATTAGGTTCGTTTTTCACACAAAGAATTCATCAACTAGTGTGGCTTAGAAACACTTTTGGAGAAATAGCAATTTTATTCGAGAAACAAAATTGCTTTTTATTCGGTGATTAATGTAACTTGCATGAGGCTTTATACtcttattcattttttttaaaggagaaaTCGACCTAGGAATGGCGACAACTTCAAGGTGACGGCTGCACTTATTTtatttgggctatcgacccaaacCAACTACTATACCAGGGCACCGTCACCTACTCATGATGCTCAAACAGGGTACCCCTTGACAGTCCATGAGgttgtaggcatgggtatcattcACTAGGAGCCTGTTTGCTATAGGGCAGAATGCAGTCCTTTGTgtacgaagcaattatggttaagtgccttgctcgagGGCcgagtgtcatgaccgggattcgaactcacactcttcCGCTGACAACACAAAATACCCCCATCACCGAACTCGTTCTCACTACTGGCtagttaaaacaaaactttgtagTTTTGTTCATTATTGAAGCTATATTTATGACGAATATCTGTAGATGCTTTTGTCTCAAGAACTTTAAAGAAATGCAATTTTAAAAGAAGGTTGGATTTCAATGAAAAATGCAGTCTTCATACCAGTTGTTGTCTCGTTTTCGATACTCGGGACTTGCACaatccttacaaaaaaaaacttagaCTTGCACGTGACACAATAAGTATGTCTAGCTTTGACATTTATAAAGTAATTATGACCCGTGGGAGGTGTTGACCCGTGCGAGGTGTTGAAGCCAGACTAAGTCAAGTCTAGTAGCCGTGTCTTATCATCGATAAGTGCATCTATGGAGCGCGTCTGGGGCAATTAATCACGCTAAGTATAGATCATGCATACATCAGCAATCGTTAATTCCAGTTCAAAAGAAAATTACGCATAATATAACACACACAGCAATAGTTTGTGTATACATAAACGATAGCTTAGGCACCGGTACACATTAATTAATCGTAAAGTAACGGGGTGCAGCTTTATAAATCATTCAAATCTCGTTAATACTCGCGATGTTTTGACCCAGGTGCGTTTGAGTAGATTTTTTTACCAGGGCTGCCGACTGCTCACTGAATACTTGTCCATAATTGAAAACGTGACTACACACGGAAAGATCGGTCCGTATAGCAACGTAGTTGTGGCGTGTCATAGCCTGCGGTTCAgggcaccaaattcaaactccgatgtttctgatcatcagagtgtgggttcgagtccatgTCGTGACACCTGGCATgtgcccttaagcaagacacttgaccatgatgctttgtccttttgaccctgttttgttgttgttgagtgTACACAATGGGTTTGATTTAGGCTGATTCAAACTCCGTTTATTAGGGCTTAGGACTCGGTATATGTATGAACTCATAATTATTATTGGAATTCAGTTACTTTTTTAACAGAATAAGCACATATCAAGGGGAGCAACCAAAAGGAAAACGAAATACTAACACAATTATGTTTGACAAGTTAACGGTTGGGAGCAACGTCATGCACAAACATGCATCACGTGTACACAGATTAATGTCTACGCAGAAGTAATGGATTGTCAGATTGTCAGATTGTTATCAGATTGTCGgacataataatttttttgacacAATGTATTGTCGAACATAATGGTTTGTCTGCTATAACAGTTTGAAGGACTGAAATGACTGCCGGACATATAGGTTTGTCGGACATATTGGTTTGTCTGATATATTGATTGTCGGACATAATCGTTTGTCAAAAATAATGGGTGGTCCGCAACAATGGTTTGTTGTCAGGCATACTCGTTTGGACATAATGATTCTTCGAAAAAGAGTTATGCCATACACAAAGGTTCAGAAACCGTTTGTCGGACATGGATAATGGATTGGGCATAATACCAATTTTGAAACACTTGGTCAAATGGTCAAGATCGGTTGCTGGACAAAATGGTACATAAATAAGTCATGGTCCATTACCACTTTGTTTCAGAGCAATCTGCTCATTTTATAGCGAGGCGTTTTTAGACATTCCATCAAAGTGATGAAATGTCAACCATTAATTTTTGGAAAACACCTTTTTAATGCCATTGACATTTTTATGGCAAGCTATGCTTTGGCAATGACGCTGTGAGTCGTCAAATGATTGATGCATTATTTGTGTTAGCGTTACAACAATCTTCATGCATCTTCAATACGTCATTCAACATGCAGGGTCAATTGGGAACATGTATCAAGCATGGGAACACTTTTTAATGGCagaaacaagttttgttttcctgtttAAGTCGATGTTACCAAACTAAGCTTTGGAGATGCAACAGCATGGTACCTTCTGTTTAGTATAAATCTGTGTACACGATTGCTATTGCAAATAGGGAGCACTACCATTAAAGATGGATGATGCATTCAACATATTCTTGCAATTGAGTACTCGGAGCTTTCGGCAGCAGACAGGTGTGGTTGAAAACATTTGAGAAAAATTCGGGGTTTAGTTTTCGCTACGAGGTCAATTGAGATTAACTTGATAATTTATTAAGAGAATATCTTTTTAAACAGgcactacttttttttttttttttttttttttagataactGTGTTTCAATGTTTGTTCACTGTTCGCCTCTcataaaaagaggaaaaaaggTCACATTAAATTATTTTTCTTCGTTTCAGTTTGAAACGTGTATGGCTTCACTTCACTCTAAAtggagttgaaagtacccgtctttcactctaaaaagagttgtccgccatatggctctttgcaaaaGTGATAAACGCGGACACAACAAGTGGTTTTCACTTGTTTAACTATAGGAGAGTACAGATTATgataaaaagtgtttcaaaCTCATGTATATACCACATTCTACAATTAATTTtactaattttaaaacaaccaTCACGCCTGCTGCCATAGCTTTTCTAAGTAGGCTAGGTGTTAGTAAGAAAAGAACAAGATACACTTGTGCGAAGTGCGCAACATGCACTACTGGAAGTGAGCTACAGGATGATGGGATAGATTGAAACAAGACCGTGATGGCTACTTGCCTAGTATAATTTCCACCACAAAACAGAGGAATCCTGGGTTAGTAACATAGcaagaaaaaaaggaattatGCAAAGTTTGCAAATGCAAAGACAACAGACTTGTATAATTATAATGCCACTAAtgtcaaacagcgccctcaacagCGTTTTATTGTTTGACATCAGTTGGCTTtgaataattattcaagagaaTTTAAACATGACACAAATTTGTTGACACTTGAGAACTTAAGTAGTTAACCGAAAAAGTGAAGCGACAAGTAAACCCAATTCATGCAAACAAAACCCGCTCAAAACTGTCTAACGATACATCACCCACAAACTACCATTAAATAAGTTGTCAATACACACCGAGactataataaaatacaacacaacccgggggaggggggggggggggtggtcgggagacacaacaacaaaagtttgtTTGTCAGAGAAGCAATTGGATAACGAGGGATAGGAAGCAAAACATCACTGTGATAGTACTAATTAAAAAACATagaattataaaataaaattaacaattaTTAACTGAAACAAAGACTAACATGTACAACCAATCAGTGTGTTACTTCttgttgaaagaaaataattttacaCTATTCACTCATAATTTTCGGCAAcgaaaaaacgaaaaaacaatACTGTTTCTTTTCCCCCTTTGAGATTATGTAAACAAAGGCTTCGGGTGAGTGTCCACACAGAACAGAAGAACGAAGTTTCTCAGACAAACACCGTCCAAGGTCATAGGTTTAAGATGCGAATTTTGGGTTATTGGGGTATAAATAGTTACTCAACAAAACATGCTTAGATATAAACTGAAATGACAAAATGTACTAAAGTTAGAATCAAATCAGAACATGTGTGCACCCACACAACAATGTACAATTACACTTACAAACTGTTAAAGTAGTCataaccaaataaaaaaacttaagtATTCGGGAATCAAAGAAAGATTTATTGTCTCACGTTGTCTGCTTTCTGGGCGAGTTTTTGATGGCACCGCTAGGTGGGTCCAGTGTGACTCCATCTTTCTTCCATGTGTATTTAGCTTTAGGGTAAGCATCCACGCCACACTGGAGCTGTCTGTACTCACCCGCTGCTGCTCGGACATCAGTCACAAGAGCGACAACTTCTGGTTTATCTGGTTACACAATGGAAACGGGATGTGTTTTAGgagttttgcatcggggataaacaaTTGTATTTTGCTTTTACCTTTGCAGAACACTTGTGGATAAAAGTTATTGTTAGTTAAATAACTACTGCTCTAAACAGAGAACCAACCCCGGTGAGATTCGAACCGGTGTAGAAGGCGAGTAAATGTAGCACTACGCCACTCGACTGCCTTGGATTGGTCTaaaggtaaaaaataaatacccaTTGTCACAAGTTTTCAAACCCTATCTCAAATTGTTTTCCGTACAAATATCTTTAATTGGATTACTTGTCCATTTTGCTCCTTGCACAGTGCGTTCAgtgaaaatgaaacaattttacataaacagactccagaagacgatcagagcatactgatcgaaacgtcagaacaaccccaactcaattagagagTATCATTACCGaaaccttactatatcgtaTTTACATGCAAAGGTTCAAATCCTAAACTTACAGTTGACTTTGATGAACACTGGTCTAATATCTGGCGCTTCGTTGAATCCGTTCTCAGCCGCACATTCGTATTTACCAGCCTGGCTTCGATTGATTGACTCAATTTGTAGTGTCACGTTCCCAACCGGTAGGGGAGGCTGTGGCGGTTCACGCCATTTACGCCATTCAATGCTAAAACAGAACATACCATAAAAGAGCCGTCGGTGTTGGAGACTTTAAAGGACACGGTTaaagtggcagcagacctacaaGGTAAATTTATTATTCTTGAAGGAGAACGAGAAGAGGGgtaagaggaggaggaggaataTGGGAGGAGtaggggaggaggaggaggaggaataTGGGAGGAGtaggggaggaggaggaggaggaataGGAGGAGGAAGGCAATTTATACACGAACGTCTGAAAATGCCACCCCTATTTTATTTTCGGGATGTTCTTAACGACAAGTAGCTTTATTTTTAAGCGTGAATTCAACtgttgaaaagaaaacaaaaattcagctgttttgggaaaataaaaacaacagacGTTGAATATAAACAACAATGCTCCGCCAAAAGTTGCTAAAAATAGAATTTGCATCTTAATTAAAAACCTTCAGAAAACGAGGCCAAGGACTTGAACCGACTACAAGCCACCTGAGCTCCTtttaaaaaggaagaaaaaaagctGCTCCTGAAATAACCGTTCttgcaataaataaataattaattgcTCTAAAAACACGTTCTTTTCGAAAATGAAACCGTGTAGTAGAATGCCCTCGTTCTAGAGGACGTGGTAAGACGCTTTTAAAGGTATAGCTTTACACTATTGACAATCACTGACAATAAATGCCaatagcataaacacttacttgtgagaaacggctccctatggagcgtagtctttgagaaagatgtaatttctcattttgaggcatttgaaagcacgcAAGTTTTTGCAACAAGGATATTTTGTTCTTggactattctcttgcaacttcgatgaccatctTGAGCCCAAATTCTCACAGAGTTTATATTTTATGCGTATTTGGAAATATacctagtgagaatactggactTTGACATAAATACCAAACAAGTCCATTCATCAGTCGTTGGTGGGCTCAAAACGTTCTAACGTTAatggttacggaacttaactaGTCTTGAGTCATTTAATTAAACCTACGTTATGAATATTTTTGTGTTAAATCGAAGGCAGTGCTtttaactttaaacaaaatgctgTAATATATAAGCTAAAAAGAGTTTGAGTATACACCAATTCAGGCGCGCAccgggcgcgcaagtgttgagcaccgcggcACATGCTGAGGTGACAAGTGCCTAGTTTTGCGCACTGAGCCATAAGGAAGTCAagtttcttttctctttttatggaaatttaatgCCTTTCTCGAAAATTTATGCGATTTCTCTGACATGGCTGCATGATGACGATCATATGACGATctactgaaattctgacaaagtCTCATTTTAGTGACTATTTTATGCAGTTTCTGCGTCTTTCCCCCCTAATTCACCGAAGACAAGCACCACTTTCAGAATGATTcggtttctatttagttgcaaattttgtagtcagtgatcttcattagtatatcatgatgtcctgttaAGGAAAATATGatagtcgttgaggaaaacatgtCATGCCCAGTAagagtgaaaagaaacatgatttcctcgtgtctttgtgcacaaaactaagcACATGTACACCTCAGCAATGGCGCACGGTGCCCAACACTGCGCGCCTGAATTGGTGTATATAATTACCTGGGTGATGGGGACCCGTCACCAACACATATCAGTTCAACTGAATCCGTCTCGTTGTATGTG includes:
- the LOC139951350 gene encoding neural cell adhesion molecule 2-like isoform X2, with product MTGREKSYKTIMLSLAFLLILDVAFSEPPVSPAPSQDPPAKKAPVLPRNMILVGSTTVPETRNSRKCMKFALGDTVRFWRCMVRVRSTTTAVAPGEPYFDIDGGQLLISKYEGDRNAKLTCVVRDLGNHNVVWMKMRPQPNTISMNKILNVPDSRYSLETDNNGTFNLQIDDLRRADEGIYECQVNTDPQLAWSVTLQIVVQATVSDIVPVQKGKRDGRMFSFTYNETDSVELICVGDGSPSPSIEWRKWREPPQPPLPVGNVTLQIESINRSQAGKYECAAENGFNEAPDIRPVFIKVNYKPEVVALVTDVRAAAGEYRQLQCGVDAYPKAKYTWKKDGVTLDPPSGAIKNSPRKQTTIPLFCGGNYTSLVIVSVDPDRDYGTYSCHATNFLGTSVGYINLSGKPMAPVITSSPVGTRRNKYKLTWTQQNGQPPNYPGTIPVDYYKIRYRGWRIDSTKDRRKDYSLEDESYFLEEDTFPVSTKAQQICILIDLRHNATYDLQLYAVNEYGDGDAANLTFYTALAKSDSNITEETTTPNDIAIQGSISSSSKGTKERDDPDQPAKSWQNTDGGNTAPSSRATLVTTMTSLIIFLRCIDFYK
- the LOC139951350 gene encoding neuronal growth regulator 1-like isoform X5: MTGREKSYKTIMLSLAFLLILDVAFSEPPVSPAPSQDPPAKKAIIETEQTAKCYKQYQGSPTLAKDVKRCLEASTTTKGAPGEPYFDIDGGQLLISKYEGDRNAKLTCVVRDLGNHNVVWMKMRPQPNTISMNKILNVPDSRYSLETDNNGTFNLQIDDLRRADEGIYECQVNTDPQLAWSVTLQIVVQATVSDIVPVQKGKRDGRMFSFTYNETDSVELICVGDGSPSPSIEWRKWREPPQPPLPVGNVTLQIESINRSQAGKYECAAENGFNEAPDIRPVFIKVNYKPEVVALVTDVRAAAGEYRQLQCGVDAYPKAKYTWKKDGVTLDPPSGAIKNSPRKQTTIPLFCGGNYTSLVIVSVDPDRDYGTYSCHATNFLGTSVGYINLSGKPMAPVITSSPVGTRRNKYKLTWTQQNGQPPNYPGTIPVDYYKIRYRGWRIDSTKDRRKDYSLEDESYFLEEDTFPVSTKAQQICILIDLRHNATYDLQLYAVNEYGDGDAANLTFYTALAKSDSNITEETTTPNDIAIQGSISSSSKGTKERDDPDQPAKSWQNTDGGNTAPSSRATLVTTMTSLIIFLRCIDFYK
- the LOC139951350 gene encoding neuronal growth regulator 1-like isoform X3, which translates into the protein MTGREKSYKTIMLSLAFLLILDVAFSEPPVSPAPSQDPPAKKAYQHPRQDMLVLGSTAIIETEQTAKCYKQYQGSPTLAKDVKRCLEASTTTKGAPGEPYFDIDGGQLLISKYEGDRNAKLTCVVRDLGNHNVVWMKMRPQPNTISMNKILNVPDSRYSLETDNNGTFNLQIDDLRRADEGIYECQVNTDPQLAWSVTLQIVVQATVSDIVPVQKGKRDGRMFSFTYNETDSVELICVGDGSPSPSIEWRKWREPPQPPLPVGNVTLQIESINRSQAGKYECAAENGFNEAPDIRPVFIKVNYKPEVVALVTDVRAAAGEYRQLQCGVDAYPKAKYTWKKDGVTLDPPSGAIKNSPRKQTTIPLFCGGNYTSLVIVSVDPDRDYGTYSCHATNFLGTSVGYINLSGKPMAPVITSSPVGTRRNKYKLTWTQQNGQPPNYPGTIPVDYYKIRYRGWRIDSTKDRRKDYSLEDESYFLEEDTFPVSTKAQQICILIDLRHNATYDLQLYAVNEYGDGDAANLTFYTALEETTTPNDIAIQGSISSSSKGTKERDDPDQPAKSWQNTDGGNTAPSSRATLVTTMTSLIIFLRCIDFYK